A single genomic interval of Melanotaenia boesemani isolate fMelBoe1 chromosome 4, fMelBoe1.pri, whole genome shotgun sequence harbors:
- the LOC121638392 gene encoding RNA-binding protein 34-like: MEIEKDFFIRVDRVTDSSSHDHKRSVFVGNLSFEINELAIRRHFEECGMVEAVRLIRDQNSGLGKGFGYVLFEVGHVKHWIYS; encoded by the exons ATGGAGATTGAGAAGGACTTCTTCATCCGGGTGGACAGAGTGACCGACAGCTCATCA CACGATCACAAACGTTCGGTTTTTGTGGGGAACCTTTCGTTCG AGATAAACGAGCTGGCAATACGAAGGCATTTTGAGGAGTGTGGAATGGTGGAAGCAGTGCGGCTGATCCGGGACCAGAACTCTGGACTGGGAAAAGGATTCGGCTACGTCCTGTTTGAGGTAGGACACGTCAAACACTGGATTTACAGTTGA